The sequence AACAATAGGTGGCGGTATTGGACAATCTCGTTTAGTAATGTTATTACTGCAGAAAAAGCATATTGGGCAAGTTCAATGTAGTGTATGGTCACCGGAAAGTCATGCAGTTATTGCGGATATGCTGTAATTATTTCCAATAGCGTGTTAATCGACTTTTTAGCCCGGTATCAAAATGCCAGATGTAATCGAAAATGTTTAGGATACCGGGTTTTCCATATTTAGATAATGTAACAGCATGAAAATGTTGTTGATTAGCTTGTTGAATTTTTATTTTTTTTACTAAATTATCAGGTAGTCGTTGAGCAATAAAATCTGAAATTACAACGACATCTGTATCTTTCCATTGCCGTTGTTGCATTTTTTCTACGCATTTGTTTAAACAAGCAGCTAAATCGGTTCCTCCACTAAATGTTTGATTAAAAAATTGTATTAATTGCTCTAATCCATCATTGTTTAATAAATCGTAATGAATAACTTCCATGGAAAATAGAATAATGTGACACTGACGGTTGTCACGCATGGCTATTTTCATTAAAGCAAGACAAAAAGCTTTAGCACAATGCTCATTAAATTTTCCCATTGAACCTGAAGTGTCAATACATACAATGAATGGCCCTTTTAGTTGTTGCTTTTCTTCATGCTTGATAGATGGATGTAATATCTTGCGTTGCTGCCAATTATCGCCTTGTAACCGGTATGTAAGTAACTGTTTTTCGACTAATTTGCGATAAAATTCAAATTCAAGTTCTTCTAATCCAAGCATAGCTAATTCACTGGGTAAAAGACGTAAAATATCATTACCGTGATTTATACCACTAATTTGCTCTGGTATTTGGTCAGGTATTTTTTCCAATAAGATTTTTGACTCTATTATTTGCTGCTTTTTTTGTTGAGATTTCAACGGATTACTTCTACCTAAAAGTTCGGCTAATTTTTCTAATTCAGCTTGTTGTTGTAAAAAATGACTATACTGAATTAACAATTGAATATTATTAGAAGATTGCGTTAAAACTCCTTTATTAATATCCCATAATTTACCAGCAGACTGATTATCTTGATTAAAAATTTCTGTCAAATTTCCGGTTAATTTCAATCGTTGCTCTAATTCAGCCAATAATTGTTCTTTTTCCTGCTCTAATAACAGTTTATTAAAAGTTGTCACTTCAATAATAAGGTTAAGACGCCAGCGTTGAATAAATAGCGATTGTCCAGCGGGATCATGAGATATTCTTTCCTGTAAATAATTGGCTTCTTGCACAAAAGTAGAGTCTATGTCCGTTAGTTTATTAATAGTTACCGGAAGATTGCCAAAAAACTTTATTGCATCAATAGCTAAATTTTGCTGATAAAGTGTAAATTCTTCGGTTAATTTAATTGGTAACAGGGTCTCTTGTAATTGACGATATAAATTTTTTTTCCATGCTAAAAGATCTTTTAATAATACAGGCTTAAGATTAGGATACTTTTCGAAAAAAAGGACTAATTGAGGTGTGGCAAGCAATGTTAAAACAATTTCTTCTATTAGCTCCATTTCATTAATGGAGAGTAACATATCAATCGTTGTGATATTTAACATAGATTATTTGCTCATCATCTGCGTTCTTAATTGAGATAATTTTTCTGTTAGAGTTAAAAAGCTTTGCTCAATAGTTGCTAGCCAATGATTTTCAATAAAAAAACAAGGTTGATGATGACTAAATAAAGATTTTTGTTGTTGAATTAAATAATTAAGTTGTTCGAGCTTTTCCAGCCATTTTTTATCTAATTTATTTTCATCTATTTTTTCGTTTAAATAAAGTGTTGATGATTTTCTACTTGCATCCAGCACTTGCAATTGATTTTTGCTATTAACTTGCGCTGAAATTAATTGAGGATAACCAATACCATTAAGTCGAGTAGAAATTTTTCCTTTATTTAATGTATCGTTGATTGAATTTTTATCTAATGTAATTGAAATAACTTTTATATTATGTAAAACAAGCGGGGTATGTAAAAATAATGTTATGTTTTTTTCATTAATTTGCTTGGATACAGAATAATGTGGAATGCGATTGAATAGACGATTTTCTTTCTTTAATTTAAAAGCGGTTTTATTATTATTAATTTGGGTTGATTGCTGCCATTCATTATGAAGATCATCTATTTTCTTAGTGATAGCTTGTTGTTGCCAACCTTCTTCTATTAATAACGTAGTAATTAATTGTGTTAATAGCTGTAAGGATTGCAAATCATGCCAAAGGCAATCTTTAAATAAAATAATATCTAAAGGTGATATTGCATCTCGCCCATTAAAAAAAGCACTAGCTTGAAGTAAATGGATAGCTTTTTTCCAACGACGATCAGAAATATAAGGTGATGGAACTAAATTATCAATTTGTTGCCTTAATTGATAAATTATTTCAAAGCAATTATCCGGTAGTTTTATTTGGCTAATTTCTACTTGCCACTCTTCGTATTCTTCATTACTTATTTGAAGTTGTTTGGGAACAATATTTACACTCTCTTCTTTTTGGCTATTTAATAATGCCCTAAAGTTCTGTTTTTTATGAACTTTATTTAGACATAAACGAATAAGCATACGATCATATAAAGCTTCAAGACTACTATCTGATTCTGGCAGTTCATTAGAAGCGGTGATAAGTAATCGCATTGGAATACTTTCTTCTTGAAAGCCATTTCTAAATTTTTTTTCGTTAATTGCCGTTAACAGCGTATTTAATATAGCAGGGCCGGCTTTCCAGATCTCGTCAAGGAAGATAATTTCGGCATTAGGTAAATAGCCTGTCGTTAAACGCTGATAACGTCCTTCTTCTTTTAATGCTTGAATAGAAAGTGGGCCGAAAATTTCTTCTGGCGTTGAAAAACGAGTCATTAGATATTCAAATGAATTAACTGTTTTAAAGGCTTGTTTTATCCGCCTGGCTATCATACTTTTAGCAATACCAGGTGGACCTAGTAGAAAAACACTTTCTCCCGATAATGCGGCTAATAAACAAAGGCGAATAGTATGCTGCCGTTCATATAAACCAGTTTCTAGGTAGTTGCTCAATTGAGCGATGCGTTCAGCTAATTGCATATACTCTTCTCCTGTCTAAAAAAATTATTGCAAATTAATTTATTGAATTTTAGTAAATTCATTAAAAAAAAATAAACCTAATTTATTTTAGGTTTGTTCTATTTACGCGAAATATTTACTGTTGAGGATCTTTTTTATTAATTAAATTTTGTCCATCTTCTTGCTGTAACAGAAGGAAAATAAATGAAGAAGATAGCGTAATTAGACCTATAGTAATAAATGTATAATGAAAATTATCAATGTGATCACCATAAGGCAGCGACTCAAAAAAGTGTAAAATTGCGGCACTACTCGCAATACCAAAACTGATAGCAAGTTGTTGGGTTACAGCTAACATACTATTACCAGAACTGGCATTGCTTTCAGTTAAATCTGCTAGAGTAAGTGTATTCATAGCTGTAAATTGTGTAGACATTACTGCACCCAGTAAAAATAAAGGAATTATCAAAACATAAATTGGCATATTAGGTTACTGCAATGAAAATTGAGTAATAATTAAACCAATAATAAATGTTATTGTAAAAAGTGTTTTTTTATAGCCATAGTTAGTTAATATTTTTGTCACAACAGATTTTGCCGATATAGAGCCTATCGCCATTGGAGCCATCATTAAACCAGCTGTAACCGCTGGGTGTCCAAATCCTACTTGTAACATTAACGGCATTAAAAACGGAATACAGCCTGTACCTAAACGGGTCATAATGTTACCAGCTATGCCGATAGAAAATGTTCTTGTACTAAATAAACTTAATGGAATAATCGAATAAGAGATTTTTTTTGCGTGCAATACATAAAGAAAAAGTAAAAAAATGCCGCCCATAATTAGAATTAATGGTGCATAATTGGTTAATTTTTTGTTATTAAAAAAATCTAAACTCACTGTTAGCATCACAATCCCTGTACCAAAAAGAATAAATCCTGTGGTATAAAAGCAGCGTTTAGGCATTTTAAAATCAGGCATATGTTTTAGTGCATATAAAATACCTAATAAACCAATAGGAATATTAATAATAAATATCCAATGCCAACTGGTATAAGTTACTAAAAAACCACCCAGTAAAGGTCCTAATATAGGCCCAACTAATCCAGGAATAGTAACAAAATTTAAAATAGGTAGTAATTCACTGCGTGGATAAGCTCGCAATAATGCTAGACGTGCAACAGGCATCATCATTGCACCGCCTATTCCTTGAATGATGCGAGAAAAAACCAAAAATTCTAATGATAATGACATTGCAGATAAGAAGGATCCTAAAGAAAATAGACTAACTGCAAAGATAAAAATTTTTCTTGTACCAAAACGATCTGCTAACCATCCACTGATAGGAATAAGGAGAGCAACAGTTAATGTATAACTTATTACAGCAGATTGCATTGCTAAAGGAGAATGATTAAGACTTTTAGCTATATCAGGCAATGCAGTATTTAAAATAGTTGCATCTAGGCTCTGCATAAAAAAGGCCATTGCGGCTATGACTGGTAGTCCAAACATATTTTGTGTTGTTTTTAACATTTAATAACCTAAAAAATAAGGTAAACAGAAATAAATCAGATTTTAAAATAGATTATCTTTTATTTATTTTAGAAAATTATAGCACTAACAGATATCTAATGAATCATTGCTTATATAGCTTTGTGCTAGGTAATTGTTTCTAAATAATTCTTATCAATAAATTTAAAATTTAAATTTAGAGCTAGCTAAAGCATAAATAAATTGTTTTTGTCGAAAAAAAGAGCAAACAGCTAAAGTTTACAAATTATTGCTTGCCTGCCGCGTAAAACTCCCTATAATGCGCCCCCACTGAGTCAGGATAGAACGAATCAATTAAAGAGGATTTTATCGACTTAGGGTAAAGAAAAGTAGAAATAACTACTTGACTTTACAGGTGAAAAGCGTAATATACGCCACCTCGCGACCTGGGTCGCACGCTCTTTAACAATTAATCAGACAATCTGTGTGGGCACTCGCAAGACATCATCAAAAACTATTTGAAGATTAAGTCTTGAAGAGTGACAAAACAGTTAATTCATATATGAACTAATAAGCAGTAACGTGATTTTGGGCCACAGCGAAGGCGTTAAAACGTCGACAAAGCGGCAAAAAGAAGCGTTACGGCCAGTAAAACATTCTTTGAGCATCAAACTTTTAATTGAAGAGTTTGATCATGGCTCAGATTGAACGCTGGCGGCAGGCCTAACACATGCAAGTCGAGCGGCAGCGGGAGAAAGCTGCTTTCTTGCCGGCGAGCGGCGGACGGGTGAAGTAAGGTATGGGGATCTGGCCGAAGGCGGGGGATAACCACTGGAAACGGTGGCTAATACCGCATAATCTCTAAGGAGCAAAGTGGGGGACCATTAGGCCTCACACCTTCGGATGAACCCATATGAGATTAGCTAGTAGGTGGGGTAAAGGCTCACCTAGGCGACGATCTCTAGCTGGTCTGAGAGGATGATCAGCCACACTGGGACTGAGACACGGCCCAGACTCCTACGGGAGGCAGCAGTGGGGAATATTGCACAATGGGCGCAAGCCTGATGCAGCCATGCCGCGTGTATGAAGAAGGCCTTCGGGTTGTAAAGTACTTTCAGTCGTGAGGAAGGTGTTAAGGTTAATATTCTTAGCAATTGACGTTAGCGACAGAAGAAGCACCGGCTAACTCCGTGCCAGCAGCCGCGGTAATACGGAGGGTGCGAGCGTTAATCGGAATTACTGGGCGTAAAGGGCACGCAGGCGGTTAATTAAGTTGGATGTGAAATCCCCGGGCTTAACCTGGGAATGGCATTCAAGACTGGTTAGCTAGAGTCTTGTAGAGGGGGGTAGAATTCCATGTGTAGCGGTGAAATGCGTAGAGATGTGGAGGAATACCGGTGGCGAAGGCGGCCCCCTGGACAGAGACTGACGCTCATGTGCGAAAGCGTGGGGAGCAAACAGGATTAGATACCCTGGTAGTCCACGCTGTAAACGATGTCGATTTGGAGGTTGTGGTCATGAACTGTGGCCTCCGGAGCTAACGCGTTAAATCGACCGCCTGGGGAGTACGGCCGCAAGGTTAAAACTCAAATGAATTGACGGGGGCCCGCACAAGCGGTGGAGCATGTGGTTTAATTCGATGCAACGCGAAGAACCTTACCTACTCTTGACATCCAGCGAAGCCTTTAGAGATAGAGGCGTGCCTTCGGGAGCGCTGAGACAGGTGCTGCATGGCTGTCGTCAGCTCGTGTTGTGAAATGTTGGGTTAAGTCCCGCAACGAGCGCAACCCTTATCCTTTGTTGCCAGCGATACGGTCGGGAACTCAAAGGAGACTGCCGGTGATAAACCGGAGGAAGGTGGGGATGACGTCAAGTCATCATGGCCCTTACGAGTAGGGCTACACACGTGCTACAATGGCGTATACAGAGAGAGGCGAGCCTGCGAGGGGAAGCGGAACTCAGAAAGTACGTCGAAGTCCGGATTGGAGTCTGCAACTCGACTCCATGAAGTCGGAATCGCTAGTAATCGCGGATCAGCATGTCGCGGTGAATACGTTCCCGGGCCTTGTACACACCGCCCGTCACACCATGGGAGTGGGTTGCAAAAGAAGTAGGTAGCTTAACCTTCGGGATGGCGCTTACCACTTTGTGATTCATGACTGGGGTGAAGTCGTAACAAGGTAACCGTAGGGGAACCTGCGGTTGGATCACCTCCTTACCGAGATAGATGGAATGTGAGTGTTCACACAGATTGTCTGATGAAGATGAGAGTAAAGCCAATCTAAGATTGACTGAAGACCTTGTAGTCCCCTTCGTCTAGAGGCCTAGGACATCGCCCTTTCACGGCGGTAACAGGGGTTCGAATCCCCTAGGGGACGCCACTTCGGTGATTAGAAAGGCCGCGCATGAACCGATGTGTGAAGCCGGTGCTTTACTTGATAATGATTAAGCCAATTCAACGAGTTGGTTTAACAATTATGCTCTTTAACAATCTGGAACAAGCTAAAAATTGAAACACACATTATTGAGAAAATAATGTGGAGAACTCTCAATACTCCAACGTGAAGTGTCATCACAGTCAGGAAGGCAGGCGTTATGAGCGAGCAGTCAGGAATTCGAGGCGGCCAGCGCGCAGCAAGCGCAGCGTACAAAAGTACGTGAGCATTGCGAGCACTACCCAACAAAGAATTACTGTACGCGCAGCCATAACCTATCAGAATGATAGTGAAATAAAGACATCTTCGGGTTGTGAGGTTAAGCGAATGAAGCGTACACGGTGGATGCCTAGGCAGTCAGAGGCGATGAAGGACGTGCTAATCTGCGAAAAGCGTCGGTAAGCTGATATGAAGCGTTATAGCCGGCGATGTCCGAATGGGGAAACCCAGTGCATTAATGCACTATCGTTTGATGAATACATAGTCAAACGAGGCGAACCGGGGGAACTGAAACATCTCAGTACCCCGAGGAAAAGAAATCAACCGAGATTCCCCCAGTAGCGGCGAGCGAACGGGGAGCAGCCCAGAGTCAGCATCGATATTAGCATCAGGAGAAGGGTCTGGAAAGGCGCGCAATAAAGGGTGATAGCCCTGCATCCGAAGATGTTAGTATGGTGAGCTCGAAGAGTAGGGCGGGACACGTGTTATCCTGTCTGAATATGGGGGGACCATCCTCCAAGGCTAAATACTCCTGACTGACCGATAGTGAACCAGTACCGTGAGGGAAAGGCGAAAAGAACCCCGGCGAGGGGAGTGAAAAAGAACCTGAAACCGTGTACGTACAAGCAGTGGGAGCCCCATCACTCAAGTGCCTCGGCAGTTGGGTGATGGCATACCATCACAATAACAGCGCAGGCTTTGCCAACAAGGTTGTTCGGTTTTTTCAAGCCGCAGCGCAGTGTACCTAAAAGTACACGAGCAGCGGAAGTTAAAAAAGCGGACAAGATTGGCCGCAAAGACAAGCGGGACATTTGAGGATGGGGTGACTGCGTACCTTTTGTATAATGGGTCAGCGACTTATATTCTGTAGCAAGGTTAACCGCATAGGGAGCCGTAGGGAAACCGAGTCTTAACTGGGCGTCAAGTTGCAGGGTATAGACCCGAAACCCGGTGATCTAGCCATGGGCAGGTTGAAGGTTGGGTAACACTAACTGGAGGACCGAACCGACTAATGTTGAAAAAATTAGCGGATGACTTGTGGCTGGGGTGAAAGGCCAATCAAACCGGGAGATAGCTGGTTCTCCCCGAAAGCTATTTAGGTAGCGCCTCGTGAACTCATCTTCGGGGTAGAGCACTGTTTCGGCTAGGGGGTCATCCCGACTTACCAACCCGATGCAAACTCCGAATACCGAAGAATGTAATCACGGGAGACACACGGCGGGTGCTAACGTCCGTCGTGAAGAGGGAAACAACCCAGACCGCCAGCTAAGGTCCCAAAGTCATGGTTAAGTGGGAAACGAAGTGGGAAGGCTTAGACAGCCAGGATGTTGGCTTAGAAGCAGCCATCATTTAAAGAAAGCGTAATAGCTCACTGGTCGAGTCGGCCTGCGCGGAAGATGTAACGGGGCTAAACCATGCACCGAAGCTGCGGCAGCGACAGCAATGTTGTTGGGTAGGGGAGCGTTCTGTAAGCCGTCGAAGGTGGACTGAGAGGTCTGCTGGAGGTATCAGAAGTGCGAATGCTGACATAAGTAACGATAAAGCGGGTGAAAACCCGCTCGCCGAAAGACCAAGGGTTCCTGTCCAACGTTAATCGGGGCAGGGTAAGTCGACCCTAAGGCGAGGCTGAAAAGCGTAGTCGATGGGAAACGGGTTAATATTCCCGTACTAAGGGTGACTGCGAAGGGGACGGAGAAGGCTAGGCTATCCGGGCGACGGTTGTCCCGGTTTAAGCGTGTAGGTGGGTTATGCCGGCAAATCCGCATGACCAAGACACTGAGGCGTGATGACGAGCCACTAAGGTGGTGAAGTAGTTGATGCCCGGCTTCCAGGAAAAGCCTCTAAGCGATAGGTAACCATTAATCGTACCCCAAACCGACACAGGTGGTTAGGTAGAGAATACTCAGGCGCTTGAGAGAACTCGGGTGAAGGAACTAGGCAAAATGGTGCCGTAACTTCGGGAGAAGGCACGCTGGCGTTAGGTGAAGTGGTTCGCCCATGGAGCTGAAGCCAGTCGCAGATACCAGCTGGCTGCAACTGTTTATTAAAAACACAGCACTGTGCAAACACGAAAGTGGACGTATACGGTGTGACGCCTGCCCGGTGCTGGAAGGTTAATTGATGGGGTAAGCCGTAAGGCGAAGCTCTTGATCGAAGCCCCAGTAAACGGCGGCCGTAACTATAACGGTCCTAAGGTAGCGAAATTCCTTGTCGGGTAAGTTCCGACCTGCACGAATGGCGTAATGATGGCCAGGCTGTCTCCACCCGAGACTCAGTGAAATTGAACTCGC is a genomic window of Arsenophonus apicola containing:
- the viaA gene encoding ATPase RavA stimulator ViaA; translation: MLNITTIDMLLSINEMELIEEIVLTLLATPQLVLFFEKYPNLKPVLLKDLLAWKKNLYRQLQETLLPIKLTEEFTLYQQNLAIDAIKFFGNLPVTINKLTDIDSTFVQEANYLQERISHDPAGQSLFIQRWRLNLIIEVTTFNKLLLEQEKEQLLAELEQRLKLTGNLTEIFNQDNQSAGKLWDINKGVLTQSSNNIQLLIQYSHFLQQQAELEKLAELLGRSNPLKSQQKKQQIIESKILLEKIPDQIPEQISGINHGNDILRLLPSELAMLGLEELEFEFYRKLVEKQLLTYRLQGDNWQQRKILHPSIKHEEKQQLKGPFIVCIDTSGSMGKFNEHCAKAFCLALMKIAMRDNRQCHIILFSMEVIHYDLLNNDGLEQLIQFFNQTFSGGTDLAACLNKCVEKMQQRQWKDTDVVVISDFIAQRLPDNLVKKIKIQQANQQHFHAVTLSKYGKPGILNIFDYIWHFDTGLKSRLTRYWK
- the ravA gene encoding ATPase RavA, which encodes MQLAERIAQLSNYLETGLYERQHTIRLCLLAALSGESVFLLGPPGIAKSMIARRIKQAFKTVNSFEYLMTRFSTPEEIFGPLSIQALKEEGRYQRLTTGYLPNAEIIFLDEIWKAGPAILNTLLTAINEKKFRNGFQEESIPMRLLITASNELPESDSSLEALYDRMLIRLCLNKVHKKQNFRALLNSQKEESVNIVPKQLQISNEEYEEWQVEISQIKLPDNCFEIIYQLRQQIDNLVPSPYISDRRWKKAIHLLQASAFFNGRDAISPLDIILFKDCLWHDLQSLQLLTQLITTLLIEEGWQQQAITKKIDDLHNEWQQSTQINNNKTAFKLKKENRLFNRIPHYSVSKQINEKNITLFLHTPLVLHNIKVISITLDKNSINDTLNKGKISTRLNGIGYPQLISAQVNSKNQLQVLDASRKSSTLYLNEKIDENKLDKKWLEKLEQLNYLIQQQKSLFSHHQPCFFIENHWLATIEQSFLTLTEKLSQLRTQMMSK